One part of the Salmo salar chromosome ssa10, Ssal_v3.1, whole genome shotgun sequence genome encodes these proteins:
- the LOC106613581 gene encoding syntaxin-6, giving the protein MSMEDPFFVVKGEVQKAVNTAQGLYHRWSELLLDPSGASKEEVDWTTNELRNSLRSIDWDLEDLDETISIVESNPKKFNLDAVELTKRKGFITSTRQTVKEMKDHMSSPTALAMSDKKNRQALLGDSVSQGPIWQPGPDKYTRLDQELRTANSQFIEEQQTQQQLMAEQQDDQLELVSGTIGVLKNMSERIGMELDEQTVMLDDFSHEMESTHSRLDNVMKKLAKVSNMTTDRRQWCAIGILLAILFVVVILFFIL; this is encoded by the exons ATGTCTATGGAAGATCCGTTCTTCGTCGTCAAAGG TGAGGTCCAGAAGGCAGTGAACACTGCTCAAGGGCTGTACCATAGATGGAGCGAGTTGCTGCTGGATCCCAGTGGTGCTTCCAAGGAGGAGGTGGATTGGACCACCAATGAGTTGAGAAACAGTCTGCGGTCCATCGACTGGGACCTGGAAGATCTCGATGAGACCATCA GTATTGTTGAATCGAACCCTAAGAAGTTCAATCTGGACGCAGTGGAGCTGACCAAACGGAAAGGCTTCATCACAAGCACCAGACAAACTGTTAAG GAAATGAAAGACCACATGTCCAGTCCAACAGCCTTAGCCATGTCCGACAAGAAAAACAGACAG GCTCTGTTAGGGGACAGTGTGTCTCAAGGCCCAATCTGGCAACCAGGACCCGACAAATACACCCGCCTGGACCAAGAGCTACGGACGGCCAACTCCCAGTTCATCGAGGAGCAGCAAACCCAACAGCAG ctcatGGCAGAGCAGCAGGATGACCAGCTGGAGCTGGTGTCTGGGACCATCGGGGTGCTGAAGAACATGTCTGAGAGGATTGGCATGGAGTTGGATGAACAGACAGT TATGCTGGATGACTTCTCCCATGAGATGGAAAGTACCCACTCCAGACTGGACAACGTCATGAAGAAGCTGGCCAAGGTCTCCAACATGACCACTG ACCGGCGACAGTGGTGTGCTATTGGTATTCTACtggccattctgtttgtggtcgTCATTCTCTTCTTCATCCTGTGA